From a single Micromonas commoda chromosome 5, complete sequence genomic region:
- a CDS encoding predicted protein → MGIAANALGVLLGAAGGGGDGAPGKDPSPAPPFPPPPQPPSIPHLILGSLRYTLEFDAMLAVPLVLLWFFWRLDHFADVAGGSGRGGFGGANGGGVNGRRRRWMGVTARCSQLRRVWNTSGDEVTRRCGADARDYLVVQRLILCALLGACVPGLGILLPLAMHLGSGTDGGTFDEANLFARTTVHHLPNGSPYLWAVVLTSAVAVVCVEWIADEISVSLVRMRYARAELMASVAGTTILLRRLPRTVTDDPAGLERALERRFPGRVHRVVVPRDGAESRARRRLARARARLASARRERRNTRSSGGGSAGGGATVGTPVGGATEGTPAHVGASSLLFGAGEEDADVAGGVNVLEHRVRAVAKAEEDLRRVTTDPNTGRRADGSKPPPPGCAFVVFRDPLTARRALTALKRTTRGALVALAWHAWMLPFAAARALAPGFGGGRFGFDGDGFDERGSTAAGRAAAAAARRDAARRDTLATTTTTTVGAGATSSSTSADLTEPLIVADEFAADDSASFDDVFGAGGFDVTGVTGVTSSGRASFDPSEMPAAVALAVGAGAHNWRVDHAPPPSGVLWDNVGVGAASRFARLWAVNGAMFLGLVFVSSPLALFSFVNDAAKTLNPELDFQWDQWVAWANGRGYLAGFVFQFLPNLGVLVVIYLLIPKVMERATRAERHLTRSGALRSLVSKEFWFFLINLLLLLALGKAALSATVQQVRQCQWRTAPDACEDRFLRILGDSFVASSAMSICGFLCTCCTLGPAWELLSFLSWLRGEAAAKLARKGKISLGAMTRAASSAEFGWRDGFDDGFDGGASSGGVSPRLPASASSLLAAGSDPDGNRSSDVQIAFRPAFDLPGQHAFNVTVLACALAYAALAPALLVPGTAFFAVRYLVHKHNLLCLHLDNVAGAGDGLFGSHDAAVVKDGPAGSPGGVAHGAHGGTRTGRVAKKASDGRLLATVVKIIRVSAFVHAAVMAAFMNLRGTPAQVACADIILCVLLLRPHAETLFGGGGGGGGGGGRGGGGGYYLAGRRAGQRRPAGGGDGDGGGPQFGAGIDAAEASALGVGPPGPSGAHHHRGASMASSIGGGGWTLDASPEILLEAGRYAGPWGGVDDADLRDVHLTHGSHGGFSSHAMATMEPSFSFATPAAAREETPTPSYGRRAKTRSRIGLGGGGEGEGEGEGEEVDEEGGAAASRPLLTRVVGDYESESDEE, encoded by the coding sequence atgggtatcgcggcgaacgcgctggGGGTTTTGCTgggagcggcgggcggcggtggcgatgggGCCCCGGGAAAGGACCCGTCGCCCGCTCCGCCGTTTCCCCCGCCACCGCAACCGCCCTCGATACCCCACCTCATCCTGGGATCCCTGAGGTACACGCTCGAGTTTgacgcgatgctcgcggtgcCGCTCGTGCTCCTGTGGTTCTTTTGGAGGCTGGATCActtcgcggacgtcgcgggcgggtccggtcgcggcggcttcggcggcgcgaacggcggcggggtgaacgggcggcgacgacggtggatGGGGGTGACCGCGCGTTGTTCGCAACTGCGCCGGGTGTGGAACacctccggcgacgaggtgacGCGCCGAtgcggcgcggacgctcgcgattacctcgtcgtccagcgaCTCATCCTgtgcgcgctcctcggcgcgtgcgtcccgGGGCTGGGGATCCTCCTGCCGCTCGCGATGCACCTGGGAAGCGGCACGGACGGCGGCACGTTCGACGAGGCGAATCTCTTCGCGAGGACCACCGTCCACCACCTGCCGAACGGCTCGCCGTACCTTTGGGCGGTGGTGCtgacgtccgcggtggcggtcgtGTGCGTGGAGTGgatcgcggacgagatcTCCGTGTCCCTCGTGCGCATGCGAtacgcccgcgcggagctcatGGCATCCGTCGCCGGAACCACGATCCTCTTGAGACGACTGCCGAGAACAGTCACCGACGATCCCGCGGGGCTGGAacgcgcgctggagcgaCGGTTCCCCgggcgcgtgcaccgcgtGGTGGTCccgagggacggcgcggagtcgagggcgcggagacggctcgcgagggcgcgcgcgaggttggcgtcggcgaggcgggagAGGCGAAATACGCGATCGTCAGGCGGCGGATCGGCGGGGGGAGGCGCGACCGTCGGGACCCCGGTGGGTGGGGCGACGGAGGGAACGCCCGCGCAcgtcggggcgtcgtcgctgctgttcggcgccggggaggaggacgccgacgtcgcgggcggggtgaaCGTCCTCGAACACAGggtccgcgcggtcgccaaagccgaggaggacctTCGCCGGGTGACGACGGATCCAAACACGGGTCGACGAGCGGATGgatcgaagccgccgccgccgggatgcgcgttcgtcgtcttTCGCGACCCGCtgacggcgcgtcgcgccctcaccgcgctcaagcgcaccacccgcggcgccctcgtcgccctcgcgtggCACGCGTGGATGctcccgttcgcggcggcgcgggcgctggcTCCGGGGTTTGGCGGGGGACGGTTCGggttcgacggcgatggattcgacgagcgcgggtccaccgccgcgggccgagccgccgccgccgccgcgcgacgcgacgccgcgcgacgcgacaccctggcgacgacgacgacgacgacggtgggtGCAGGTGCCACGTcatcgtccacgtcagcaGATCTCACCGAGccgctcatcgtcgccgacgagttcgccgccgacgactcggcctcgttcgacgacgtcttcggcgcgggcgggttcgacgTCACGGGCGTTACGGGCGTTACGTCGTCGGGTCGGGCGTCGTTCGACCCGAGCgagatgcccgcggcggtggcgctcgccgtgggcgccggcgcgcacaACTGGCGCGTCGATCACGCGCCTCCCCCGTCGGGCGTCTTGTGGGAcaacgtcggcgtcggcgcggcgagccggtTCGCGAGGTTGTGGGCGGTGAACGGCGCGATGTTCCTCGGGCTCGTGTTCGTCTCGAGCCCCCTGGCGCTCTTCTCGTTcgtgaacgacgcggcgaagacgctCAACCCGGAGCTGGACTTTCAGTGGGATCAGTGGGTGGCGTGGGCGAACGGTCGGGGGTACCTCGCGGGATTCGTGTTTCAGTTTCTTCCCAACCTGGGCGTCCTCGTGGTGATCTACCTGCTCATCCCGAAAGTCatggagcgcgcgacgagggcggagCGGCACCTCACGCGATCCGGCGCCCTGCGCTCGCTCGTGTCCAAGGAGTTTTGGTTCTTCCTCATCAACCtcctgctgctgctcgcgctcgggaaGGCTGCGCTGAGCGCGACGGTGCAGCAGGTGCGGCAGTGCCAGTGGCGGACAGCCccggacgcgtgcgaggaCCGGTTCCTGCGGATCCTCGGCGACTCGTTCGTCGCAAGCTCCGCGATGAGCATATGCGGCTTCCTGTGCACGTGCTGCACCCTCGGCCCTGCGTGGGAGCTCCTCTCGTTCCTGTCCtggctgcgcggcgaggcggcggcgaagttgGCGAGGAAAGGGAAAATCTCtctcggcgcgatgacgcgcgcggcgtcgtcggcggagtTTGGATggcgcgacggcttcgacgacggcttcgacggcggcgcgagcagcgGCGGGGTCTCCCCGCGTctccccgcgtccgcctcgagcctcctcgccgccggatcCGACCCCGACGGGAATCGATCCTCCGACGTTCAGATTGCGTTTCGACCCGCGTTCGACCTGCCGGGACAGCACGCGTTCAACGTCACCgtcctcgcgtgcgcgctcgcgtacgccgcgctcgcccctgCGTTGCTCGTCCCCGGCacagccttcttcgcggtgCGGTACCTGGTGCACAAGCACAACCTGCTGTGCCTCCACCTGGACAACGTCGCgggagccggcgacggcttATTCGGAagccacgacgccgccgtggtcaAGGACGGGCCCGCCGGAAGCCCGGGCGGGGTCGCACACGGCGCACACGGCGGCACGCGGAcgggccgcgtcgcgaagaaAGCCTCCGACGGCAGGCTGCTGGCGACCGTCGTGAAGATCATCCGGGTATCCGCcttcgtccacgccgccgtcatgGCCGCGTTTATGAACCTGCGGGGCACACCCGCGCAGGTTGCGTGCGCGGACATAATCCTCTGCGTGCTGCTCCTTCGACCGCACGCGGAGACGTTAttcggcggggggggcggaggcggtgggggtggcgggcgcggaggcggagggggGTACTACCTggccggccgccgcgccgggcagcGACGtccagctggcggcggcgacggcgacggcggcgggccccagttcggcgccggcatcgacgccgcggaggcgtccgcgctcggcgtcggccctCCCGGTCCGTCCGGCGcgcaccaccaccgcggcgcgtcgatggcgagctccatcggcggcggggggtgGACGCTGGACGCGTCACCGGAGATTCTTCTGGAAGCCGGAAGGTACGCCGGGCCGTGGGGtggggtggacgacgcggaccttCGGGACGTGCACCTGACGCACGGGTCCCACGGCGGGTTCTCGTcgcacgcgatggcgacgatggagccgagcttctcgttcgcgacgcccgctgccgcgcgcgaggagacgccgacgccctcttACGGGCGACGAGCCAAGACGAGAAGCAGGATCGGGCTCGGGGGTGGGGGGGAAGGGGAGGGtgagggggagggggaggaggtggacgaggagggcggtgcggcggcgtcgaggccgctGCTGacgcgggtcgtcggcgattACGAGTCGGAATCGGACGAGGAGTGA
- a CDS encoding predicted protein yields MRADVEDPGWEDEPRSRRSSSGGSSSSSLGGAFNVKTLTPYLTHGTARTLNGLAALLVLAGLILVAQVSAPQIGWAGGRVGSRGVAVLDIAADTGATGAASRASSIKNNDEGSTKRPSGRTWTFKEKTGDGLNVPERPKKNNTPSLKTSGAHDAWGREFYADDSPANLLAALVAKTDATDGDEWSQIPSVRRQLEAFAAVCGEDMLRKGDDGRTFIKALAEYTQLYEELWRGTGGNGTGAHRPRVLIVRDFQARRGVGLGHQQEYLARWLVFGMATRRAVFFQFCAEDGEPWEELHPSAFNPPPPPCDAGDGYFDLGDYFRLMGGIDVRWNASTAARLRAVDTAGTHAGLTVVGACNDREGHAARADWRMEDRIGGAVASNRNTDRNTTARMFTCDCCESCDLAAESHAGNLPTRYVDRFKRFWSDEREQAAHPVIAFEYRSECAARRREMTHRDDPAHSWYTREMPTILKHLASHRPDGLIPEDWDADVLDGESRGVASEDGFSHGPLEFQSVGVERSRWGHCARFAMTTPSPAVQTASVPTLRKLTGLGEHRPLVGFHARTLAVDVPACMPSTTEKSWIAVDAVFARDVAGGASPETCRQTPYACHGGLMFWPDVFGQLSGFFDCAKKVASLGLPLTSLETDGRYTSIRTDTGDLDVHEPARVFASTDSAVVHELLDDDDDDVVVFGNASSLVAPTWNGFPSVDETASSDARRASWLKAAVDFYLLSLTDVIVAPTRSSFGDGAARRGFPFKAVLGQLRDACDLITHLAHEPNERAKGTGADALFGLEQCFKGLRVWGLDLKGDNYDNAVDARRALSKLNSLGEFRRDNVTGHEKFL; encoded by the coding sequence ATGAGAGCGGACGTGGAGGACCCAGGGTGGGAGGATGAGCCCAGGAGCCGGCGCTCGTCTTCCGGCGGGTCTTCATCGTCCTCCCTGGGCGGCGCCTTCAACGTCAAGACCCTGACCCCGTACCTCACGCacggcaccgcgcggaccCTGAACGGTCTCGCGGCTCTCCTGGTGCTGGCGGGGCTGATCTTGGTGGCGCAGGTGAGCGCCCCGCAGATCGGgtgggcgggcgggcgggtcggatCGCGGGGGGTGGCGGTgctcgacatcgccgcggacacgggcgcgaccggcgcggcgtcgcgggcatcgTCGATCAAAAACAACGACGAGGGCTCCACCAAACGCCCATCAGGACGGACGTGGACGTTCAAAGAGAAGACGGGAGACGGCCTGAACGTCCCCGAGCGCCCGAAGAAGAACAACACCCCGTCGCTCAAGACCAGCGGGGCGCACGACGCGTGGGGACGCGAGTTCTACGCCGACGACTCCCCCgccaacctcctcgccgccctcgtggcgaagacggacgcgacggacggcgacgagtggTCGCAGATCCCGTCGGTGCGGAGGCAACTCgaagccttcgccgccgtctgcgGGGAAGACATGCTCCGaaagggcgacgacgggaggaCGTTCATCAAGGCTCTAGCGGAGTATACACAGCTGTACGAGGAGCTCTGGCGGGGTACCGGCGGGAACGGCACGGGCGCTCATCGGCCGCGGGTGCTCATCGTTCGAGACTTCCAGGCGCGTCGGGGGGTGGGCCTGGGTCACCAGCAGGAGTACCTCGCGCGGTGGCTCGTGTTCGGCatggcgacgcgacgcgcggtgtTCTTCCAGTTCTgcgcggaggatggcgagcCGTGGGAGGAGCTTCACCCGAGCGCGTTCaatccgcccccgcccccgtgcgacgcgggggatggATATTTCGACCTCGGCGATTATTTCCGTCTGATGGGCGGGATCGACGTTCGTTGGaacgcgagcaccgcggcgaggctgcgcgcggtGGATACGGCGGGGACGCACGCGGGTTTGACCGTCGTCGGGGCGTGTAACGATCGCGAGGgacacgcggcgcgcgctgaTTGGCGAATGGAGGACCGAattggcggcgccgtcgcctccaaCCGAAATACCGACCGAAATACCACCGCGCGGATGTTCACGTGCGACTGCTGCGAATCCTGCGACCTGGCGGCCGAGTCGCACGCCGGAAACCTGCCGACGCGGTACGTGGACAGGTTCAAGAGGTTTTGGAGCGACGAGCGGGAGCAGGCGGCCCACCCGGTGATCGCGTTTGAGTACCGGAGCGAGTGCGCCGCTCGCCGGAGAGAGATGAcccaccgcgacgacccggcgcaTTCGTGGTACACGCGGGAGATGCCGACGATACTGAAAcacctcgcgtcgcaccgTCCGGACGGCCTAATTCCGGAGGACtgggacgccgacgtcctgGACGGCGAgtcacgcggcgtcgcgagtgAAGACGGTTTTAGTCACGGTCCGCTGGAGTTCCAATCCGTCGGCGTggagcgctcgcggtgggGACACTGCGCCCGGTTCGCGATGACCACGCCGTCCCCAGCCGTGCAAACCGCGTCGGTACCGACGCTGCGGAAGCTCACGGGGCTGGGGGAACACCGGCCGCTGGTCGGCTTTCACGCGCGGACGCTCGCAGTGGACGTGCCCGCGTGCATGCCGTCGACGACTGAAAAATCGTGGATAGCCGTGGACGCCGTCTttgctcgcgacgtcgccggcggtgcgtcgccggagacgtgCAGGCAGACGCCGTACGCGTGCCACGGTGGGCTCATGTTCTGGCCGGACGTCTTCGGCCAGCTGTCGGGTTTCTTCGACTGCGCCAAGAAGgtggcgtcgctcgggtTGCCGTTGACGTCGCTGGAGACGGACGGGCGGTACACGAGCATCCGGACCGACACCGGCGACCTAGACGTGCACGAACCTGCCCGGGTCTTCGCCTCGACGGACTCCGCGGTGGTCCACGAGTtactcgacgacgacgacgacgacgtggtggTCTTCGgaaacgcgtcgtcgctcgtcgcgcccacgTGGAACGGCTTCCCCTCCGTAGACGAGACGGCTTCGTCtgacgcgagacgcgccaGCTGGCTCAAGGCTGCGGTGGACTTCTACCTGCTCTCCCTCacggacgtcatcgtcgccccgacgcgaagctcgtttggcgacggcgccgcgcgcagagGGTTCCCGTTCAAAGCCGTGTTGGGTCAGCTCCGGGATGCGTGCGACCTCATAACGCACCTGGCGCACGAACCGAACGAGCGCGCAAAGGGgaccggggcggacgcgctgtTCGGGTTGGAGCAGTGCTTCAAGGGGCTGCGCGTGTGGGGGTTGGACCTCAAGGGTGATAATTACGACAACGCGGTtgacgcgcggagggcgcttTCAAAACTGAACAGTTTGGGCGAGTTTCGAAGAGACAACGTCACCGGTCACGAGAAGTTCCTTTGA
- a CDS encoding predicted protein, with product MPNVADAVAEAAAEMVAEESADRRRAEEAVSAAAAAVGGAQLAGSSLGVGHHGFTRDFGYHHEYQGAAGPAGGAPGGYGPPRYVQGYPQGFAYHSFPQPTAHPHGAHQSNHQRMSGTGLWHAPPPSVGPDADVHAAAQLYAKQRSDRAPPPPLHADPQWVRYSTNNATNAGAGGPSPPESKWKNVTNDSYVKNEDGLGLGAAARAQRGFKRGGSGDRGARRMVLRPDGALVETTGVDDESPETLQGLSRDSPESPGDSTDPGMSVLTSLAAAPTWMPSASEANLLQRLNDELKETRENSNSPRGTDGAIPRKGSDPRLVLGEMRNPSLSRFSEMERSDSLCSLGVYDSQFWSSVLDNGPDVLGSDPAA from the coding sequence ATGCcgaacgtcgcggacgccgtcgcggaggctgcggcggagatggtcgcggaggagagcgccGATCGcaggcgcgccgaggaggcggtgagcgctgcggcggcggcggttggcggcgcgcagctcgcggggtcgtcgctcggcgtcgggcatCACGGGTTCACCAGGGATTTCGGATACCACCACGAGTaccagggcgccgcggggcccGCGGGCGGAGCGCCGGGGGGGTACGGACCGCCGAGGTACGTCCAGGGGTACCCGCAGGGGTTCGCCTACCACTCGTTCCCCCAACCCACGGCGCATCCCCACGGGGCGCACCAATCGAACCACCAGCGCATGTCTGGCACGGGCCTCTGGCACGCGCCCCCCCCGTCCGTCGGTCCAGACGCGGacgtgcacgccgccgcacaGCTGTACGCGAAACAGCGgtccgatcgcgcgccgccgccgccgcttcacGCGGATCCCCAGTGGGTGAGGTACTCGACGAACAACGCGAcaaacgcgggcgcgggtggtccctcgccgccggagagcaAGTGGAAAAACGTGACGAACGATTCGTACGTGAAAAACGAAGatgggctcgggctcggcgccgccgcgcgggcgcagAGGGGGTTTAAGAGGGGCGGATCcggcgatcgaggcgcgcggcgcatggTGCTCCggcccgacggcgcgctcgtggagaCCAcgggggtggacgacgagtcTCCAGAGACTCTCCAGGGACTCTCCAGAGACTCTCCAGAGTCGCCGGGGGATTCCACCGACCCGGGCATGTCGGTGCTcacctcgctcgcggcggcgccgacgtggatgccgtccgcgtccgaggctAACCTGCTCCAGCGGCTcaacgacgagctcaaggagacGCGGGAGAActcgaactcgccgcgcgggacggaCGGCGCCATTCCCCGGAAAGGGTCCGACCCGAGGTTGGTGCTCGGAGAGATGCGCAACCCGTCGCTGAGCCGGTTCAGCGAGATGGAGCGGAGCGACTCGCTGTGCTCGCTGGGGGTGTACGACTCGCAGTTTTGGAGCTCGGTGCTGGACAACGGACCGGACGTGCTGGGGTCGGATCCGGCGGCGTAG
- a CDS encoding predicted protein gives MPRVVEGFHPSKSHPGARLYHQSWHPDFDDAATPPRAAVVWAHGVHEHSGRFVKLYEHLAASGIASHAWDHVGHGASDACPPGVPHQFPNGLNAVVDDAARYFGRVRRMYPPDVPVMLAGVSMGGLVATLAVLDAGISPDALILVAPLVDVDMSAAMKAQAAVGGLLARAVPNARITPGVEPRRLSKDADAVREYVEDPRVFVGNLRVGLGYELLKGFARMRRRWSEVRTPLLVLHGTDDEATDPRASRRFFDAATSADKKFVSLKGACHLICHEAGASRRVMDEVLAFVSSRAGNGGSTGREWAAEAGSRASAAAGGSAGRGGGTSGRAAGVSNVRTRTAGVRSGEHAFAARAARL, from the exons AtgccgcgcgtcgtcgagggttTCCACCCGTCGAAGTCCCATccgggcgcgcgcctctACCACCAGTCGTGGCACCccgacttcgacgacgccgcgacgcctcctcgcgcggcggtggtctGGGCGCACGGCGTGCACGAGCACTCGGGGCGGTTCGTCAAACTCTacgagcacctcgcggcgtccgggatcgcgtcgcacgcgtggGACCACGTGGGCCACggcgccagcgacgcgtgCCCACCCGGCGTGCCCCACCAGTTCCCCAACGGGCTaaacgccgtcgtcgacgacgccgcgcggtaCTTCGG GCGAGTCCGTCGGATGTACCCGCCCGACGTGCCCGTCATGCTCGCGGGGGTATCCAtgggcggcctcgtcgcgaccctcgccgtcctcgacgcgggaaTTTCACCCGACGCGCTCATactcgtcgcgcccctcgtcgacgtcgacatgTCCGCAGCCATGAAGGCGCaagccgcggtgggcggtCTGCTCGCCAGGGCCGTGCCCAACGCCCGGATCACCCCGGGGGTGGAACCGCGGAGGCTGTCcaaggacgcggacgccgtgcgcgagtACGTAGAGGACCCGCGCGTGTTCGTGGGCAACCTCCGAGTCGGCTTGGGCTACGAGCTGCTCAAGGGATTTGCGCGAATGCGAAGGCGATGGAGCGAGGTGCGCACGCCGCTGCTCGTGTTGCACGgcacggacgacgaggcgacggacccgcgcgcgtcccgccggttcttcgacgcggcgacgagcgcggataAGAAGTTCGTCTCCCTCAAAGGCGCGTGCCACCTCATCTGCCACGAAGCCGGAGCGTCGAGGCGGGTGATggacgaggtgctcgcgttcgtgtcgtcgcgggcggggaaCGGGGGCTCGACGGGGCGAGAGtgggccgcggaggcgggttcgcgcgcgagcgcggcggcgggagggtcCGCGGGGAGAGGGGGAGGAACGtcgggtcgcgccgcgggagtTTCGAACGttcggacgaggacggcgggggtCCGGTCCGGGGAGCACGcattcgccgcgagggcggctcGACTGTGA
- a CDS encoding predicted protein, with translation MAPPGGSTRDVLHVAVLQTDPTAGSTAQNLARASALVDRLVTEARGTLGLLVAPEIGFGRYILDAEGARAAARDEGEILAWAAAVARALGCHVCVGHVRSDARTGEMFNSQTTLNERGERVVVYDKTHLYFVDEKWAVESKTGFAQTSLSLKVMRKTEGRGGGDDAAGTTTGRGDDAKRSNDAKRSNDESSDAPVAAPRRAVVVTNAICMDINPYRFEAPWHAHELASAASGSDLILFSSAWTSAHPDDSSDAKSAPIDPNQVLSYWVARLEPLLGAPASPVFVCANRVGVEDEIQFTGCSCVIDLRGREGPRVLTAALDGKESIRTCLVPLGPLDDDSDDDDEEEEEEEEEEEGDGDVGEETLGHGAGTP, from the coding sequence atggcgccgcccggcgggtctacccgcgacgtcctgcACGTCGCGGTCCTTCAGACGGACCCGACCGCGGGTTCCACCGCGCAGaacctcgcccgcgcgagcgcgctggtGGACCGCCTCGTCACGGAGGCGCGAGGCACGCTCGGGctgctcgtcgcccccgagaTCGGCTTCGGGCGGTACATcctggacgcggagggcgcacgcgccgcggctcgagacgagggcgagatcctcgcgtgggccgccgccgtcgcccgcgcgctgggATGCCACGTCTGCGTCGGGCACGTGCGCTCCGACGCGCGCACGGGCGAGATGTTCAACTCGCAGACGACGCTgaacgaacgcggcgagcgcgtcgtcgtgtaCGACAAGACCCACCTCTACTTCGTGGACGAGAAGTGGGCGGTCGAGTCCAAGACGGGGTTCGCGCAGACGTCGCTGTCGCTCAAGGTGATGCGAAAGACGGAGGGGagggggggcggcgacgacgcggcggggacgacgacggggcgcggcgacgacgcgaagagaTCAAACGACGCGAAGAGATCAAACGACGAATCAagcgacgcccccgtcgccgcgccccgtcgagccgtcgtcgtgaCCAACGCCATATGCATGGACATAAACCCGTACAGGTTCGAGGCTCCGTGgcacgcgcacgagctcgcgtccgccgcatCCGGGTCCGACCTCATCCTCTTCTCGTCGGCTTGGACGTCGGCGCACCCGGATgactcgagcgacgccaagtccgcgccgatcgatcCGAATCAGGTCCTCTCGTACTgggtcgcgcggctcgaacccttgctcggcgcgccggcgtctccGGTGTTCGTGTGCGCCAACAGGGTCGGGGTGGAGGATGAGATTCAGTTCACGGGATGCTCGTGCGTGATCGACCTGAGGGGACGCGAGGGCCCGAGGGTGctgacggcggcgttggacgGGAAGGAGTCGATACGCACGTGCCTCGTTCCGCTGGGTCCGCTGGACGAtgacagcgacgacgacgacgaagaggaggaggaggaggaggaggaggaggagggggatggagacgtcggcgaggaaaCACTCGGGCACGGCGCGGGTACCCCTTAG
- a CDS encoding predicted protein: MTKSTNQLASTLINSHQLGERSRSPRRRRGHHRFLGLVRLAGAAGALGGPSQPFASSPSFGTSASSSAAADAGCSAFTASTFVSASAFTAASPSTAPPPSPPSPDFPRAAARAARAAAAAGSSVPLGVTVGVTVGAAAFVVVPCGLSSPRCPFKLLRMIPPSPPTPPSPPTPPSPPSPPSPPSPPRPPRPPRPPRPPRPPRPPRPPRPFEPAMPFPAFRSPASPPRAAAAPAPAPAFCVCCVCCVC; this comes from the exons atgactAAATCAACGAATCAACTCGCATCAACTCTCATCAACTCGCATCAACTCGGCGAACGCTCTCGTTCACCTCGCAGACGCCGCGGTCATCATCGCTTCCTCGGGCTCGTTCGTCTggcgggagccgccggcgctctGGGCGGGCCCTCGCAACCCTTCGCCTCGTCCCCATCGTTCGGAacgtcggcttcgtcgtcaGCTGCTGCTGACGCGGGCTGCTCCGCCTtcaccg cctcgacgttCGTATCAGCCTCAGCCTTCACCGCGGCATCGCCGTccactgcgccgccgccgtcgccgccgtcgccggactttccccgagccgccgcgagagccgcgagagccgccgcagccgccggaTCGAGCGTCCCGTTGGGTGTAACGGTTGGTGTAACGgtcggtgccgccgcgttcgtggTCGTTCCCTGCGGGttatcgtcgccgcggtgcccgtTCAAGTTATTGCGGATGATCCCACCGAGCCCGCCGAcaccgccgagcccgccgacaccgccgagcccgccgagcccgccaaGCCCGCCAAGCCCGCCTAGGCCACCCAGGCCGCCCAGGCCGCCCAGGCCGCCCAGGCCGCCCAGGCCGCCCAGGCCGCCCAGGCCGTTCGAACCCGCGATGCCGTTCCCCGCGTTCAGAAGCcccgcgagcccgccgagagcggcggcggcgcctgcgCCGGCACCCGCGTTCTGCGTCTGCTGCGTCTGCTGCGTCTGCTGA
- a CDS encoding predicted protein, with protein sequence MGGVDRFGRGRISAHQAVGYRIVPELDDLGAVPERFGNLAAGGHGRDELDQQGRVQVELEIKRDVALGFRVPKHGRNPASRSDPEGSLVGSGSVKVLPRMALVTDFRKYGQKQRGYPHPSRLRVQIPFNPSRPSFDLVFL encoded by the exons ATGGGCGGTGTTGATCGTttcgggcgggggcggatcTCGGCGCACCAGGCAGTAGGATATCGCATCGTCCCCGAGCTCGATGACCTCGGCGCAGTTCCTGAGCGATTTGGGAAcctggcggcgggggggcatggccgcgacg AATTAGACCAACAAGGTAGGGTTCAGGTTGAACTGGAGATTAAAAGAGACGTGGCTCTAGGTTTTCGAG TGCCGAAGCACGGACGAAATCCGGCGTCCAGGTCCGACCCAGAAGGTTCGCTTGTTGGTTCGGGTTCGGTCAAGGTGCTCCCTCGCATGGCGCTCGTAACAGATTTTCGCAAATACGGGCAGAAACAGCGAGGATACCCTCACCCCAGTCGGTTGCGGGTTCAGATTCCCTTTAACCCCTCCCGACCCTCGTTTGACTTGGTTTTCCTTTGA